A single genomic interval of uncultured Sphaerochaeta sp. harbors:
- the nagA gene encoding N-acetylglucosamine-6-phosphate deacetylase — protein MQLFTSAMIILEDSILRDAYLVEDSGLIMAYGPMPVPDTFSKYVSKVYDCAGLYLSPGFVDIHTHGSGGHDYMDGTEEAFIGAAASHLQYGATTLLPTTLASSDEHLFRTFSIFQTVKKSEAVLPHLPGLHLEGPYFCHKEKGAMEESHLRLPTPEHYINILERSQGTILRWSLAPELPGALEMADRVIRDGINVSAAHTCATYDEMSEAFDHGINHLTHFYSAMSSLTRKDGMRILGVIESGYLIDGLTLEVIADGMHLPGPLLRLIYKCKDHDQICATTDSMRAAGMGPGPSILGPKLEGTPVFVEDGIAKMPDRSCFAGSVATCDRLVRVLMAEVGLSLAEAVKASSLLPARFMGLDQMTGSIAIGKQADLLVFDQSISMKRVFVSGKEIQMVHA, from the coding sequence ATGCAACTATTTACAAGTGCAATGATTATACTTGAGGATTCGATACTCCGAGATGCATATCTCGTTGAGGACTCTGGTTTGATTATGGCATATGGCCCTATGCCGGTTCCAGATACCTTTAGTAAATATGTAAGCAAGGTATATGACTGTGCGGGTTTGTATCTAAGTCCCGGCTTTGTTGACATCCATACGCATGGTTCTGGCGGTCATGACTATATGGATGGGACAGAAGAAGCGTTTATCGGTGCAGCTGCATCGCATTTGCAGTATGGGGCGACCACGTTGTTGCCAACGACATTGGCTTCATCGGATGAGCATCTATTCAGGACGTTCTCGATATTTCAAACCGTAAAGAAATCTGAAGCGGTTCTGCCTCATCTTCCTGGGTTGCATCTTGAAGGGCCCTATTTCTGTCATAAAGAGAAAGGTGCGATGGAGGAGAGTCACCTCAGACTCCCAACTCCAGAACACTATATAAATATCCTGGAACGTTCCCAAGGAACAATCCTGAGATGGTCGTTGGCTCCAGAACTACCTGGTGCGCTCGAGATGGCTGATAGGGTTATACGTGATGGTATTAACGTCTCTGCGGCTCATACTTGTGCGACATACGATGAAATGAGTGAGGCTTTTGATCATGGGATTAACCATTTGACGCATTTTTATTCTGCAATGTCTTCGTTGACAAGAAAGGATGGGATGCGAATCCTGGGAGTGATTGAGAGTGGGTATTTGATAGATGGACTTACGCTTGAGGTGATTGCCGATGGGATGCACTTGCCAGGACCACTTCTTAGGTTGATCTATAAATGTAAGGATCATGACCAAATCTGTGCCACTACGGATAGCATGCGTGCTGCTGGTATGGGACCAGGTCCTTCGATTCTCGGGCCAAAACTGGAAGGAACCCCAGTATTCGTTGAGGATGGTATTGCAAAAATGCCTGACCGAAGCTGTTTTGCTGGAAGCGTAGCAACATGCGATCGTTTGGTTCGAGTTCTTATGGCGGAAGTTGGGCTTTCTCTAGCGGAAGCAGTGAAAGCTTCCTCGTTACTTCCGGCGAGGTTTATGGGTTTGGACCAAATGACTGGTTCTATAGCAATTGGAAAACAGGCTGACTTGCTTGTCTTTGATCAATCCATTTCCATGAAACGGGTTTTTGTCTCAGGAAAGGAAATACAAATGGTCCATGCATGA